The following coding sequences are from one Gossypium raimondii isolate GPD5lz chromosome 4, ASM2569854v1, whole genome shotgun sequence window:
- the LOC128040413 gene encoding uncharacterized protein LOC128040413: MSGSEVSGSDTSESDVSNRIRVNLDALNMDAIKVDELCDSDDSGRLDSAHKYDSDGQNWPEFNLENDMSNPKLKAGMLFKSKDSLKEAAKQYVRLNPTDPTDQTWQIRSSNPNHTCSKVYKNRNVTSAWIGEHYKEKFIVDPDYSLKSLQQDVKRDLCCIVSLTKCRRAKLRALELIEGAHKAQYEKIYEYFLESCKDGYRANCRRIVGLDRCFLKGYYGGYLLTAVGIDANNGIYPLAYAAVESENQALVLGVACNRLGNCELVPDIVHMVLEAKGKLILNMIKTIRTKIMLLIVKNKEEGDKWKGMLCPKIKKKLDVNIKDSLRCVPSHAGGDKYQVECGPRSQHVVDLVENSCSAGIGISLASLVKRHKVGVPTQQQATPNQQESTPTQQAAPTQLQIAPTLQ, encoded by the exons ATGTCTGGTAGTGAAGTGTCTGGTAGTGATACATCTGAAAGTGATGTGTCTAATAGGATAAGAGTTAATTTAGATGCTTTAAACATGGATGCTATAAAAGTAGATGAACTGTGTGATAGTGATGATTCTGGGAGGTTAGATAGTGCACATAAATATGACTCAGATGGCCAAAATTGGCCTGAGTTCAACCTAGAGAATGACATGAGTAATCCTAAACTTAAGGCTGGAATGTTATTTAAGTCTAAAGACAGTCTAAAAGAAGCTGCCAAGCAGTATGTCAG GCTAAACCCTACTGACCCTACTGACCAGACTTGGCAAATTAGGAGTTCAAACCCTAACCATACTtgttctaaagtctataaaaatAGGAATGTAACCTCAGCTTGGATAGGTGaacattataaagaaaaattcatTGTTGATCCTGATTATTCTCTGAAATCATTACAACAAGATGTCAAAAGAGATTTGTGTTGCATAGTCTCACTAACCAAATGTAGGAGGGCTAAACTTAGGGCATTGGAATTAATTGAAGGAGCTCATAAGGCTCAATATGAGAAGATTTATGAGTATTTTTTGGAG TCATGCAAAGATGGCTATAGGGCTAATTGTAGGAGGATAGTAGGTTTAGATAGATGTTTCTTGAAGGGTTACTATGGTGGCTACTTGCTTACAGCTGTTGGGATAGATGCAAATAATGGCATCTATCCTCTTGCATATGCTGCTGTCGAAAGTGAAAACCAAGCATTGGTTCTTGGAGTTGCTTGCAATAGACTTGGAAATTGTGAGCTCGTACCAGATATCGTTCAT ATGGTACTGGAAGCAAAAGGGAAACTTATTCTGAACATGATAAAAACAATAAGGACCAAGATTATGTTGCTTATTgtcaaaaataaagaagaaggtGACAAATGGAAAGGAATGTTGTGTCCAAAGATCAAGAAAAAGCTGGatgtaaatataaaagattCATTGAG GTGTGTTCCATCACATGCTGGTGGGGACAAGTATCAGGTTGAATGTGGTCCACGCAGCCAGCATGTGGTGGACTTAGTTGAGAATTCCTGCTCTGCAGGAATTGGGATCTCACTGGCATCCCTT GTCAAAAGACATAAAGTTGGTGTCCCAACTCAGCAACAAGCTACCCCAAATCAGCAAGAGAGTACCCCAACTCAACAGGCTGCCCCAACTCAGTTACAAATTGCCCCAACTCTTCAATAA
- the LOC105779059 gene encoding uncharacterized protein LOC105779059: MAKYEACIMGIHAAIERKIKVLEVYGDSALVIYQLKGEWETRDPKLINYRKLVLELIEEFDDITFCYLPRYENQIADALATQASMIKVNRQEDIKPIQMSIYETPAHCYNIKKGEKDDSPWYQDILRYVKNYEYPDQATENDKRTLRRLAIDYVLNGEILYKRGKDQVLLRCVDTVEAKKILEEVHEGICRTHANGFTMARQIMRFEYY, translated from the coding sequence ATGGCAAAATATGAAGCGTGCATCATGGGCATTCATGCAGCTATAGAACGTAAAATCAAAGTACTAGAGGTATATGGGGATtcagcattggtaatataccaactcaaaggtgAATGGGAAACAAGAGATCCCAAATTAATCAATTATCGAAAGCTGGTTCTCGAATTGATTgaagagtttgatgacattactTTCTGCTATCTCCCACGATATGAAAACCAGATAGCTGACGCGTTGGCTACTCAAGCCTCCATGATCAAAGTGAACAGACAAGAGGACATAAAGCCTATCCAGATGAGCATCTATGAGACCCCAGCTCATTGTTACAATAtcaaaaaaggagaaaaggaTGACAGCCCTTGGTATCAAGATATATTACGATATGTGAAGAATTATGAGTATCCTGACCAGGCAActgagaatgataagaggacattgagaaGACTAGCCATTGATTATGTCTTAAATGGGGAGATCTTATATAAAAGGGGAAAGGATCAGGTACTATTAAGATGCGTGGACACTGTAGAGGCTAAAAAAATCTTGGAAGAGGTCCATGAGGGTATCTGCAGAACACATGCaaatggtttcacaatggctagacagattatgagattcgagTACTACTAG